CGCCGCCGGGCGACGCCGAACCGGAGCTCCCCGAGCCGGAGCTGCGCGCGCCGTCGCCCTGGGAGTGCGGAgactgcggcggcggctcggacCCGGCGGACGGACTGGCCGACGAGGAGGGGCCGGCGTCCGTCCAGGCATTCCTGGACTGGTGAGAAGGGCTCGCGGTGTGCTCTGCGGCCTGATGGCACGTTTCCGTCTCGAACGGCGATCTGGACCCGTCGTCGGCGCTGTCGGCGCGGCGGCTGCCGGAGTGGGACAGGTGGCCCAGGCTTGTGCGGTGGCTGGTGAAGGGGGACGTCCACTTCAGCTTGTCCATGGGCACGTTGATGGCATCGCACAGGGCCGCATCGAGAGGAAACGCACCACACGCCAGCTGCAACAAAACCTACACAGAAAGAAACAATTCCAGTTTGTCACTTCATTGATAGTCAACAAATCTGCAGACTAAAATCTCTTCAGCACCTTCTTGAATCTTTGCCACAAACAGTTGAgagttttaaacacaaaacaggaacCGACCCAATACTAGAAAAGTGTAGAAATCCAAGATttttaagaaaagaaatagGAGGAACAAGGGAAACAATCGGTGAGCAGAAGAATGTGACAGATCTGAAGTGAATACAGTGGCTTTAGCCTCAGCTGCTGGAAGTTTAACACCAACAACAGGCTGACTGGAAGAAGTGAGGAAGTACTTTTAATGACCGGAGGAACATGTTGCTGCACCGTTGCTACATATTTTAACAACACCCGTCCTTTGCGGCACCAATCAGTCGCTCACTACGAGCCGCCATCGACAGATTCCAGGTTGTCAAGAGACAGGGAAAGGCATTTCGTGGGCAGATGTTCAACACATCTTCTATTCTGCAGCTATTCGTTTCAAACACAGACTTCTTTCTCAATAAATCCGGACAGCAATGAATAATGCATGTGACGTGTGCTGCATAATTAGAGCCTCCTTCAATGTCTTGGTTCAAGGAGAGCCTTGAAAGCAAAAGGGAGGATTCATTACAACTCAATCCTCGAACAGGTTTAGATAATAAACTGTCAAATAATTAATTTTCCAAACAAATTGTATCCCATGTTCATTATTTAATCTCTGCATTACTTATATCTTTTTCTCCATTGACATTTTTCTCAAACACACCCAAATCTGTGTTTTGCCCCTCGAGGCAGAACTACAGCCGGTGAGACGGCGTCCACGGACAGCATGCAGGCTGACGTTGCATTCACATGAGTATAGATCTGCAACCCACCAGAGGAATGTAGTCTTTGTTCTCATTGTCACTCTCTCCCAGCGAATCACCGGACTTGCTGTGCGATCGACACATGAAGCCTTTGGCAGCTCGAGTCAGAAGACGAGTCCTGCTGAGGGCCAGCCTGAAAGATGAGTGGAGGTGGATGCAGGCGCACAACATGTCATTTTCAGATCACAATTAGGAGTCAGTGTGACATTTCTATCAGGacataacagcagctgtttctATTCCGAATTTTGTGCAATTACCTTGTAATTCCCTGTAATATTGACAAAAACGCCTTTACTGAAACTTGACATCTTTGTGAAATCCCTATAAAAATGCATTGGATATGCCATAAAATTAGGCATTATGGTCCAACAATAAATTTCAGATGGATTTACCATGAAATTTGGTGTAAATGTACCAATTTCCAGAGGATGAACTAAAACAACACACCGAATGATTTCCAACGGGACCATTATTTTGTGGAATGTCTGGAAATATTATGCATGTTTGCCACAAACTTTGTCATTAAGTTCATCAAAAACAACTTTAGTCATGACTTAATGTAGTAAAGCAGTGACTTTAATTTGGGAAATATTTGTTAAACTTGTATAAATAATACAGATTTTGACCGGTTATCACACAAGATCTCTGTTCATGTGACTGTAACTTTACTTTGTGAACTGCATGGAGACATTGGCTGGAtttacattttcacactgaTATGTACCTACACCTGAAACATCTGCTGTGTCTGAAGTGGTTATTGTACATCCTGCAGACTTTGCACTTAGAGCTGCTCCATCCTACCATTCCTTTTGCAACTGAACAACACTTGAACTTTTCcctttcattcttttctttgctATTTCCAGCTCCGTTGACATGCAAAGTCCTCCAGTAGAGaacatatgaaaaaaatgtgccaTTAGTCCTGTTTTTTCAAATCAATAAGACCCCTTCCCTTTTTTCAAtcccttttcccttttttactTCCAACAGGCATCATTAACTGTATGAAGTACTTCTTTGTCCAGCGCAGAAGGATCTGGCTTTGTCTTGATGCATTAGCCTCAAGACAGCATGTTCAAAGAGTCAGAATCCgctgacagaaataaaacatgaagacttTCAATGTATTCAAGCTCCTGCGAGGCGGCACAGAATAACAAAGTCCCTGTGATTCCTGAAGGACTAGCACCACAGCGACGGCATATTTATGCTAGCAGCCAGCCTCCAATCACCCACCTGGCAGAAAAAAGGCTCTCCACCGATTTCTGTGActggtcagaggtcacagatgGACTCCTTTGGGAGACTTGGAGACAGGAAGGCAGAGACAGAAGCAGTGTTaggcaagagagagaggaagcggcggcggctggctgTCACTTCGCTATTCAATTCCTCACAGACCTGCCGCCACATATTGAGGAGGTGAAACACCCGCTGACGTGTAACAGTGACAGCAGAAGACATATAACCCCACAGCCTTGGCCTCTCTGCAGCTGAATCcccttcctgtttgctgctacACTTCAGCCTGAACTTCTGCCATCACTTATAGAAATAGAGACTAAAATGCGAATAATCTCATGTTTCACATTCGGGACATCAAAGCTGGGttggggcaaaaaaaaacacagccgaCAGCTCTAAAGTTAATTCCGAAGGCTGTGGAGGAAAATGCAACAGATTTCCTGGCGGACGGAGGAACACTCACCCTCCGCAAAGGTGCATTTCTcccagccggaggaggagggggtgctGCACGGAGAAACACCATCGTCTCCGTCTGGGGAAACCATCAAAGATTTCAAATTACCTCaagttgttgtttcttttatccccAGAGCTCACATGacattttctattaaaaaacaacaacaccaggGACGTCTGCTGGAACTCGTGTGCACCCCGGCCCACCGGGCGTCTTCTTTGGTATCTAGCAGATGCTGGCTCGTCGTTCCTGTCTCAGCTCCTGCTGTTGCTATGCCAGCACTGAAAACCAGTTTAAAATGTTGCGACCTTTTGcagaagtatttttaaagtaaaacagtCCACTCCTTGCTGAAAGCGGAGTGTCTTGCAGCTCCTGCGGGTGATGACGCTCGACCACAACCGCTCCACGTAAACAAACCACAGGCTTGAATGAAGAAGAATATATGAATACATCcatccagcatgtttttttttttttactggatgGAACTTCTTTCTGAGCTTACTGTTGGGCACCGTGACGTCTTCAGCTTCCTCCGACATGCCGCCAGACTGAGAGCGGCCCAGTCCGATGGAGTAACCTCTGTTCTTCCTGCTCCCCGAACGAGACCTGGAGTGCGATCCTCTCTTCAGACCTTcaactgagacaaaaaaaagaccaaTATTTGTTCTGCTTTGCGCCTCTGTTTTACACCTGAGAAGTGAttctaatttgaaaaaaaaaaacaaaaaacaaaaaaaccactAATCCAGAGTTCGAACAAAAAGTTTTTGACATTAACTGCTCCGTGGAGACGACTGAGATCTCCTCAGCAGTCTAAACTTTCACATCAACAGTGGCAGCTGTCATAACTTCCAGGGTTTCAGTGTCTtgcctgaggacacactgaCAAGGCGATCTAGCTCCGCCGATGCATTGTCTCACAGCAAGTGCTGAATTTTGCTTGAGTGTGAGACTTCCGAACATTTTTCACTATGCAAGATAGAACAGCTGTCAgtaataaaaagcaaaacactaCTTTTACCAGTTAAATGCCTTTAATTTGCATTATTTGCAAGTCTTAAACAGTCTACAAACTGTAACTCTCGCTCTAAGGATTTTATATTACgttctatttattttaaattggTGCAAAAGCAGCAAATTTTAACATCTTAAAAGCACAAATCAGAATTGgaccttttctttttacaacTTTCAAATTCTTACCTTGTTCATAATTAAAACAGATAAAGATACTGTTCTaaaattcagttgtttttttgcagcagcagcagtataaTGTGATGGCCGTCATCTCAACTAAATCTATCTTATATTTGCCAGCAATCACAAGTAGCTCCAGTTTGCTTACACTGTGaggagagcaaaaaaaaaaaaaaaccaagaaaataaagttcaggaaaaaaaacaaacttcttgACATTTGAGGTTTTTCCACTTACCGGGGTTTATGTATTCAATACATGTCTGCAAATACTCGTTAGTGTCAAGGTCAATGGGAACAAACGCCGTGTATTTGCTCAGAATATTGCAGGCTTTGCTGGTGTGAATCGCATATAACTGGTACTTCCTGCCAGATCCTGAGAATCACAGGAGGGATAAAAGCAGGGTTATGATGCAAACTGCAGACATGCATAGCAATAACTTGACTGCATAATATTCAGTGATGTAACTCCAAATATTCCTCATTCATGCATCAATCATCACATCAACAGTAAATGTGCTCATTTTCTGAATTAAAACAGGTATTTTCACTAAATCCAAAGGGTCCAATTAACAAGGGCTCAAACTCTCAATTAGCAACATGTGGATTCATTCTGGTCTTAATTTCTGTAAATGTAGCCCACTGCTGCATTTCCCAAATCTCTGAATATAATGAAAAGTTCATGATGACAATATCTTGGCTCAAACAGTGAAGTGAAAACTCAAACCGTTAAATCTCTGTCCGGCTCACCGTGCTCGATCTCGCACTCCTTCTCGGCCATGTGCTCGAAGTCCTGTATGATGGAGCGTCCGGCCAGGTGGTGGAAGGTCTCGTTCCAGAGCTCCTCGTGaactttctcctccttttcccGGCCGTTCAGAAAGGGCTCGACGTCGAACGCCACCTCCCACTTCATGGGCTTCCCGCACAGCAGGCCGCTCACCACCGCCTTGCAGTCGACTCTGTGCTGATTGCTGGAGGCCGAGTCTGACGTTTGAAGCTCCTGGGGGGTTTCTGCTTGACATAGCTGGTGTGCGTAACCGTCTGTAAATATCACAGGTGGGGGAAGATTTGTGATGGTGCACTCAGGCACCCCACTCTGAGTTTATATGGATTTCTCTTAAGGTTTCTGCAAGGCTGGAAAACAATTTGGGTTAAATTATTCCTGCTGGAACGGAACTCTATTAGCTGTTTTCTAAAATACTGTCACTTCAGTCACTGTGGGATTTTGTGCTTTGTCCACAGTTCATCATGTtatgaaatgctgaaatttcAATACTATCAATACATTTTACTATGCCAGTTATAGTTAGTTAGTGTCCTCACCTGTGTCTCCAACGCTGCCAACAGACGGGCTTTCTGTGGACGTGGATCTGGATCCATCGTCGCCGGCAGTGCTGCGCGCCGCGTCGCAGGGCGCTGGGTTTTCCCGCGGCTGGGGATGGAAGTGATGGTCCGGGTcggcctcctgctgcaggagcagctcctgCTGAGGGAGCGATCGGTGACAGCTGGCCGATCGCCCTCTGGAGGAGGCGGCGCACAGGCTCGCCAGCTGCGGCTGGAAACCAAGAGGAAAAGTCTGCTTTAACACCAAATATTCTTCTGTTGTCATGGATTTCAGTACGATACGAGTTCTCTGATTGTAATTGTGGTTATTTCTGTCCTCGCCAAGGCTCAGATTTCATGGTACTTCGGAGTGATTAGTGACATGAGGACTATGCAAATCAAGCGATTTCTTGCACCCATGGATGACACTAACAATTCACTTTGATTTTCACCTGGGGAGAGCCGTTTCCCCATTAAGGGAATGTTTATATcataataaaacaaagaaaaatattaatCGCATATTTCATAAAGCCCACGGTGATGGATGCAGATCTCTTACTTGTATCAGAAAACCAATATTCAGAGATGTCAGAACAAAAAAGAAGTGCACTGTTTCGAACTGAATAGCCTGGTTAAAGCCTTTGGGGTGCCATGATGTACATATACTAAGGTGAGCTCTTAAATCAAAAAATGCTGTATTCCCTCATTTAATTAGGCTGTAATAAATCCTCAGCTGCATTTTTCAAGAGAAGCAATCATTTCTTGCCAGTCGAGTGAATCTGTTCAGTTATACTAACATGCTCTCAGAGTAATCTTCACACTTAATTGCCATTCATAAATGTTGCCCTTCATTACTGAGGAGGGCGCATTACTGTCTTCTTGATTACACTCCGGTCCAGACAGAGGTCAGATGATTGTTTAGTTTCGACTCAGtctaaatgcaaatattttttgGATTGTATTTTCAATCACGTGTTTCCATTGAATCTGTGTGTGGAGTCGGACCTGGTAGTCGGTCTTCCACTGAGCCTCGTGTTCGGGGCTCATCTGGCCGATCAGCTCCTGGACCTTGGCTCTCCTCAGTGGATTCTTGGGCGCCACAGAGCTGGGGTCACTGGGAGTGTAGACCTTCTTGGCCGGGTTGTATTCGGTTATCTGGTTGGTGCTGTATGCACGTCTTCTGGGCGATGTCTTATCTAAACCTCATGTTTTATGGAAAAGATAAACAGAGTATTAGACTATGACCATTTTTTACATTGCAACGAAGGAAGTCTTCTCATTCATGGAGCCTACAGTCATTTGTAAGAAACAGGAGGTTAAGCAAAGCCAGTGGGTAAAATGAGCCCGACACTCCACCAGAATACccacacagagaggaagaaacatGAGACACACGTTCATTTGATGTGATTATAGTCACTAACCTTTTTAAGTGATCTTATATATTTGCAATCACGTGCATTTATGAGTGAATGGGAAATGTGCTAAATTACATCTGAATGCTGTCAAACGTGATAAACGGAAATGAGACGTTCTGAAGGAAATGGGAAATCTCACAAAACAACACTATTCATCCTCTACATGACAGACAGTGTTTCCTAATGATGAGTTTTGTAAAACACCAACACATTTTGTAAGTAAAATACTTCATTCATGTTGTTGGCTCACTATAAAAACAACTGTAACTCATAATCATGTGTGTCAGAGTGATttcccagtgtgtgtgaagtCTGTAAATAATATCAGCCTGTCAAGCGCTGTGTCTTCCTCCTGTTGGGTTCTAATGATGGTGACAGGATTGTTTATAATCTATCTGCAGATTTTTGATGGGCTGACCAGATGGCTCATTGTCGCCGTCATGTGAACACTCCCAGTTTGAAGCGTCCTGAATTCCCGACTAAATGAACACACTTCCATGTTGATCTAAGCCAATTTAAGCTCCAAATCAAGACCTACATGCAAACACCAGCCATCGAGTCGAACAGTTTTGTCACATTGGAGGATGGTGGGTATAAATGTGCCGGTAACTCTGGAACAAATTAAGCTCCATTTAGCTCCTCACATTTAATCACACGTAATGTAAAGAGCAACCTTGATGATGTTCAAAAGCATTACATGTGCTAATTGTTGGAGATTTCATTATTAAACTGCCATCTGTGATGAAGCAGAATGACTCATAGAAGCTAATTATGTATGAACAGGTTTATTAATCTGTATGTCAGTCTGAATGGAGTTAATCTGACTGAGATGAAATCCACATATGAACAGCGTTTTGTCCATCCTGGTCCAAGGAGACTGTTATTACTatgattttatttcagtgaTCAGCCAGTTTTGAAGTCACTGAGGCTTTATTCATGAGCTGGCCCTCTCACCCATGGCGTCGTGCTCTGTGGCGAGGGGGCTGCAGTCTGTCATGGAGTCCTGGCAGGAGTCGCTCTGTGCCTCAGAAGAGGCCTCCTTATGGGAGCCCTGACCGTCCACACCTGCCTTCACCGGATCCTCTTCCTGGGAGTGATAAAACACCGAGCTGGCCGACTCGATGGAGCGCATCATGCTGTATCGCCTCCTCTTGTCCTGTTGAGAGGTCGGGCAGGTGACACAACTGCTTCAAGGACAACTCATGAGAAAAAGCCAACATCAAATAAAACCACACGGGGCCGCCGGACTGTGGCTTTGTGAAGTggttaaaacacaaaaactcatCATGCGTGCGGGCGTCTCACAGATTTGGGGTTGGCGTGGTAACGGGTGGTGTCACAAACCACGCTGTAACCAATCAGACTGTCCCCTGGAAACAGGAAGGTGTTGCCCACTGGGGAGAGCAGCACTTCTTTGGTCTCAGGAAAGAGCCACTCGATAGAAATGTCACTGAGGACCGGAGCCATGGTTTTTTTCAGGGACTTTATcatctgtggggaaaaaaaataaaccaaagaaaaaaaaacgtcaacttaaatgaaaaacataaattgACTGGCATATTTTGAGATATGACTGTATAATTGGTATCAGTGACAGACAGAGTGTTTTGAAGCCTGTGCATAATGGCTCTCCAGTGGTTTTGTGAATAGCTGCCAGCTGCTAGGAAATGGGTACCTTGGGCTGCAGTCTCTCGCCGTCAGCCAGAAACTCGGCCGTTCCTTTGGAAACTGTTGCCAATCCCTGCACCAGCCTCCGGCAGGCACTCTGACCGATGCCGAACGTAAAGCATCTGCACGAAGACATGAAACGCTGCGTCTCCGTGGACAGATCGAGAGATTCACAAGCAAAACAACAGGTGCCGTCTCAGAAGGTGTGCACATTTTGCAGACAGCCCGAGAGAAGAAAGACGGCGAGGCGGCTTGAGAGAAGCCAATCAATTTTAATGATGAGAATTTAATGATGAAAAGCAGCGTGGCCGCTGATAGTCAGACTACAGATATTTCAACCAGATCTGGAGGATTTCATTTCTCCAGATTCGTCCCTGTGctttaaaaaatagaaacattacCATACCCTATTGTCAGTGTAGTATTTCTTAAATTACTtgaaataaaaagtaatgacaTACTAAGCGGTCATATAATATTCCTTCTGCATTTCCCCTGTTTTTCCCGATTAATATCATTGGAAACAGTTAAATATCAATGCTTCAACATTGAAGATACTATTTCAATGCCTTTGTGTTTTGAAGCTCTGGCTTCAGTGAAGcatgacttcctcaaagtgcatttaactgtaaataaaaaataatctgcttgctaaaaaaaaaggtgatggATGCGTCCTTTTTCCAAATATATGCCTAATGCTTGCCGTAAGTCAGATTCAAGGTTAATTTTTGTAAACAATGCGTGATGTTGGAATACAGTGGTAATTAATGGCGCGTATCCAATATTTTACTGAAAGCTAATCGGAAATGTTTTagatttaaagacatttttatggTGCAAACTGCAAATTGGAGAGAATATACTTAATGAATCCTTCTAGATTCTCCACGGACAATACCATCTTAATAGaacattaaaatatcaaataacacagaataaacagcGTGATGCTTTTCAACAGATCTTCACTGATATGAATGGCGTACGAGGGTGCTTTGACATTAGAGCCTGACTCAATTTCCAATTATCTCAATGAGCGTCTTAATTGTCGCTCTTAATGAAGATGTCTTAATGTGCACATAGCTGGCGCATTAGCCGAGCTGTCGGCACTTTGTGGGTCAGCGAATGATTCACTCATCGGTTCGGCTCAAGTTACATCAATTAGAGAGGGAAAATGCTGTCGTTTGGATATCAGCAGTGAACAAACGATAATGAGAGGAAGTGCGAACAAAACAGCCGCAAAAAGGCAGGGGGCAGTGCTTGGACTCCCACTGTAAACAAGAGTTCAGTGAAATAGTAAGTAGCAAAAATTGTgatgttttgtgttcattttttaatcataataatttaaaaaaaatcagttgctAACTCATTACTGCCAAAATTGTAGACTTTAGATTTTTAACATGCTATTCTCAATAATATCGTCAACCTGCttgaatataaaagaaaaagtgcGTAATCATccgttggtttttctttttgaccaTCCTGATTTTAAACCTGTTGCGATAATGACCGAAGGAGTGCTTGTGCCTTGTGTCCCTGATGCAGTCATCTGGGGGAGGTCATCCATTAACAGGGAAAGACAAAAGTCAATTATTTCCAGAGTGACTCAGGACAGGGATTCACAGTTTGAGACTTTAATGGGTCTGGCGAAATAAAAACGATTTCCCGGTGTACTGCAGAGCTCTGTGGAGCCACCGGCGCTCTCCTCTCTTTTGACAGCTGGCGTTCAAATGTAGCTGGCAGCTCCCTTATTTCCTTCCAGCTTCAACACCGATGCGCCGTTTCTTTAATCTCAAATCCGGGGACTGCCTGATGGACTCTTTGTCTTGATATACAATGCTTAATCAATACAGCATAAGCTGCTCCCTGATTTCATTTTGAGGGGATTACAGCTCCATAACCAGGTGTTACATTTAATCCCCACAACAAACCCGAGATGTGATTTCTGGATTCGTTATTTGCATAATGAATGTAAACAGAGGATGATCCAGTTATTTGTTTTGACAGAGCATACAGTATCTTCTCTGTCACTGCAGCACGTGCTTCTCCGTGTTTCAGCTTCTCTCCATTCGGCGCACAACAAATTGATCATTGCATAACAGAGGCTGGAGCAACTTTCACGACAATACAGTAGAGCGCCATTCTCCACGACAATGTCGCACGCTGTTATCGATCTGGTTTCCTGAGAGGAGTGTGAGAAAGGGAGCACTTGCCTGATGTAGCGTGCGTGGCTGCGCACCAGCTCGATAACTTTTCCCGTGTTGCTGACGGCGCCGTCtgtgagcaggaagaggaggcgggggTGGCCGCTGAACATGGGCTGCCTCAGGATCCAGGTGAGAGGGGTCAGGATGTTGGTGCCCCCCATGTCGGCCCTGATCTTCCGGACATGCTCACAGGCCAAGGCCAGGGCGTCCTGGACCGTGAGGGGGAAAAGAAACAGATGAGTGGTTGTGTTTGAAAACAGGCCTGATTATCCTGGCCTCATCCGTTTCTTCTGTTAAGACCCTTTTGCGAATCCTGCTCTCTTTCTTCCTTCATTTCCACTTTCCGGATTAACTTGGATTCATCTTCATTAATTTCGCTGCTGTTTATTTCCATATCGGTTCTCAATTCTGCACCCTATCATGTTGCTTCATTTTACGTCTTTTCATTCCATTACTGAGACACGCTTGACTGAAGGGAAATTATCAGTGGTGTTACATTGCTGTTCGGCAGGAGGGGGGTGTGAATATGAGGAAACTTGCTGCATTAATTATGAAGTCTTTCTCCCATAATAACAGCTGGTGACATTAAACTGAGGTGTCTGGATTCTGTAGAATAGGGGTGTGATTTAAGAGTGTTCATATGAGCTGCCTGTTGAAGAACAATTTCatgtataaaaataaaaaggtcaCTACAGTTTTAAAGATCACATAATTAACAGTTTTTCTAACTTAGAGCGGCGTGAACTGAAGCTAGTTTCGGCTGACGAGGAGCAAAAAGGCAAGAAACACCCTGGAGATGTCAACATTCCatcacagagaaacacattAAAGCAAATCAGTGTCACTGGTTCACCTGATATGAATGTTTTTGTAGAAGGAAACTGGTGTACACTGAGAGAGcgagcacagggagaacatgcaaactctcacAGAATGACCATTGTTACACTATCATGTTCCTCCACTCTCTTTATATATAAAGAAAACTTCAACTAACTTTATAAAAGGTGTATCACAGTGGGATGACAAGTTGTCATCTACACCGTTTGTGCTCCGTAACATTAAAAACGACAAAATGAAATAGATTTCACTTCTatggagccttttttttttttacaggaaggGCTTTACAATATCTGTTAAAAActgatgaatacacacacacgatggGGATCA
The DNA window shown above is from Salarias fasciatus chromosome 20, fSalaFa1.1, whole genome shotgun sequence and carries:
- the vwa5b1 gene encoding von Willebrand factor A domain-containing protein 5B1 translates to MPGLINKENRSALPLSVSDITSCVRGYTLALTASMTYENIEDHAIEGIFIYPLEENSIVVGFEAMISSQIITLQIKDKAKIDDCYLDCCNTSNGVLHSGSGHIVMDEDFERTVLVVNLGIIPPMETVHILVSTSSELSTLPSGGIRVSSPRVCTPRVQRSINEEQGLSPNFSRTRDRQTYGSNLHDQSLSSPQLWLASLLEVESINSMDYEFNFQLEIRAPYLLAGVESPSHAIRADADPLARSATSVVITLADKYTYDYPVNILIYPSEPHLPHVLVENGDMTQEEYDEYLHGRNDFIKATKKDSSNERKVGVIHRRLHKDILHNPVVMLNFCPDLKSVCSDLRKVHGEFIFLIDRSGSMSGVNINRVKDAMVVLLKSLVPGCLFNVIGFGSTFKSLFSTSQNYEEDALALACEHVRKIRADMGGTNILTPLTWILRQPMFSGHPRLLFLLTDGAVSNTGKVIELVRSHARYIRCFTFGIGQSACRRLVQGLATVSKGTAEFLADGERLQPKMIKSLKKTMAPVLSDISIEWLFPETKEVLLSPVGNTFLFPGDSLIGYSVVCDTTRYHANPKSDKRRRYSMMRSIESASSVFYHSQEEDPVKAGVDGQGSHKEASSEAQSDSCQDSMTDCSPLATEHDAMGLDKTSPRRRAYSTNQITEYNPAKKVYTPSDPSSVAPKNPLRRAKVQELIGQMSPEHEAQWKTDYQPQLASLCAASSRGRSASCHRSLPQQELLLQQEADPDHHFHPQPRENPAPCDAARSTAGDDGSRSTSTESPSVGSVGDTDGYAHQLCQAETPQELQTSDSASSNQHRVDCKAVVSGLLCGKPMKWEVAFDVEPFLNGREKEEKVHEELWNETFHHLAGRSIIQDFEHMAEKECEIEHGSGRKYQLYAIHTSKACNILSKYTAFVPIDLDTNEYLQTCIEYINPVEGLKRGSHSRSRSGSRKNRGYSIGLGRSQSGGMSEEAEDVTVPNNGDDGVSPCSTPSSSGWEKCTFAEVSQRSPSVTSDQSQKSVESLFSARLALSRTRLLTRAAKGFMCRSHSKSGDSLGESDNENKDYIPLVLLQLACGAFPLDAALCDAINVPMDKLKWTSPFTSHRTSLGHLSHSGSRRADSADDGSRSPFETETCHQAAEHTASPSHQSRNAWTDAGPSSSASPSAGSEPPPQSPHSQGDGARSSGSGSSGSASPGGALKRMLDPESMLWATAVALAWLEHSSASYFTEWELVAAKASMWLSAQDIPEGRDLASVKAAANQLFIILRHWDENLQLNMLCYNPNSV